The following coding sequences lie in one Sesamum indicum cultivar Zhongzhi No. 13 linkage group LG9, S_indicum_v1.0, whole genome shotgun sequence genomic window:
- the LOC105171154 gene encoding transcription factor LHW-like yields the protein MGYLLKEALKTLCGVNQWSYAVFWKFGCQNPKLLIWEECYYGPPSCSGLAGISGNGNPEISFQGYDASCVFAETLHSQHNIPAGNKVHLLVNEMMMDNHVKIVGQGLVGRVAFTGNHQWILSENYYKEAYPPEVQNEVCQQFSAGMQTLAVIPVLPHGVVQFGSYLTILENMGFVNDVLSLVHQLGCVPGVLQPEIYVANERAPTIGVPLCTAYSTPGELPLESNMMNASSLSADSFRYVGCSAQSSVFNSQMSYSLTGEIQNEMRPGAALQASNSSSSRFMPHGLHEEAKVARAVKCRTNQFMNGVVKAEVIPSNLDTWTNQNSSPHIPRSINSGSNEGFVGLPSVEANGLCEGAYMNPLSGTDSFSNGTKKPCENIISKNPTSSGLKNLNLTKTEASFSDSVDHLTTDSLLTYCSGTEHYHMNEKVAQSDLYPCKDKIEQNAIDAHDIPLTRDNEHLNMAELIPGFVEDYRKQKIDPVTNTNYNDSGAQPQSGDDLFDILGADFKNKMLSHSWNSCLSNGPATSTHNWDKNHSACKTSLASSEIHSTSQGNSESGIFSSTGTDHLLDAVVSKVHPSAKQTLDDNVSCSTTLSNMGSLSAHKALLPCGQFGISDHANGELLGIPKYLAKAGAMSSFSLRTGSSKEHSGAYSQCSNVYDSWIENGHNSKQNNSASTGYSKKANETSKTNRKRLKPGENPRPRPKDRQMIQDRVKELREIVPNGAKCLVLSLLERTIKHMLFLQSVTKHADKLKQTMGSKIISKDGGLVLKDNFEGGATWAYEVGSQSMVCPIIVEDLNQPHQMLVEMLCEERGLFLEIADIIRGLGLTILKGLMETRNNKIWARFAVEANRDVTRMEIFLSLVRLLEQNATADIPQPNDISCDNMRVQHFHQAASVTATGRIHSSQQSS from the exons ATGGGGTACTTGTTGAAAGAGGCTTTGAAGACTCTTTGTGGAGTCAACCAGTGGTCTTATGCTGTTTTCTGGAAATTTGGATGCCAAAACCCAAA GCTTTTAATTTGGGAAGAATGTTATTATGGGCCACCATCATGTTCCGGGCTTGCAGGGATTTCTGGAAATGGGAATCCAGAAATTTCTTTTCAAGGCTACGATGCTTCTTGCGTTTTCGCTGAAACTCTTCACTCACAGCACAATATTCCAGCAGGGAATAAGGTGCATTTGCTTGTGAATGAGATGATGATGGACAATCATGTCAAAATTGTAGGACAAGG GTTGGTTGGAAGGGTTGCATTTACCGGAAACCATCAGTGGATACTatctgaaaattattataaagaagcCTATCCACCAGAG GTTCAAAATGAGGTCTGTCAACAATTTTCAGCTGGCATGCAG ACTCTTGCAGTTATCCCCGTTCTTCCACATGGCGTAGTTCAATTTGGTTCATACTTAACA ATTCTGGAGAATATGGGATTCGTGAATGATGTGTTGTCATTAGTGCATCAGCTGGGATGTGTGCCTGGTGTCTTGCAACCTGAAATTTATGTAGCAAACGAACGCGCTCCGACAATTGGGGTTCCCTTATGTACTGCATATTCCACTCCAGGCGAATTGCCTCTTGAATCAAATATGATGAATGCCTCTTCTTTATCCGCTGACAGTTTTAGATATGTTGGATGCTCAGCTCAATCTTCTGTGTTTAATAGTCAAATGTCATATTCTTTAACTGGTGAAATCCAGAACGAGATGCGTCCTGGTGCAGCTTTGCAAGCTTCAAACTCAAGCTCATCTCGTTTTATGCCTCATGGTCTCCACGAGGAAGCCAAAGTTGCTCGAGCAGTAAAGTGTCGGACAAACCAATTTATGAACGGAGTGGTTAAAGCTGAAGTTATCCCATCAAATTTAGATACGTGGACAAATCAAAATTCTTCTCCACACATCCCTAGGTCCATAAATTCCGGTTCAAATGAAGGTTTTGTCGGGCTCCCATCTGTTGAAGCAAATGGACTATGTGAAGGCGCATATATGAATCCCCTGTCAGGTACagattctttttcaaatggTACCAAGAAACCCTGTGAAAATATCATTTCCAAGAATCCAACTTCAAGCGGGcttaaaaatttgaatctgACTAAAACAGAGGCTTCTTTCTCTGATTCTGTTGACCATTTGACAACAGATTCTTTGCTTACTTATTGCTCTGGTACTGAACATTATCACATGAACGAGAAGGTTGCCCAAAGTGACTTATATCCCTGTAAGGACAAGATAGAACAAAATGCAATTGATGCTCATGATATTCCTCTGACTCGAGATAATGAGCATCTGAACATGGCTGAGCTCATTCCTGGTTTTGTTGAAGATTACAGAAAGCAGAAAATTGATCCAGTTACTAATACCAATTACAATGATTCAGGCGCCCAACCTCAATCAGGAGATGATTTGTTCGATATTTTGGGTGCTGACTTTAAGAACAAAATGCTCAGTCATAGCTGGAATAGTTGTCTGAGCAATGGACCAGCCACAAGTACGCATAACTGGGATAAGAATCATTCTGCATGTAAAACGAGTCTGGCTTCTTCAGAAATACATTCTACTAGCCAAGGGAACTCAGAAAGTGGGATTTTCTCCTCAACTGGAACTGACCATCTCCTGGATGCTGTGGTCTCTAAGGTTCATCCCTCTGCTAAGCAGACATTGGATGACAATGTTTCGTGCAGCACAACGTTGAGTAATATGGGTAGTTTGTCGGCCCACAAGGCTTTGCTCCCGTGTGGACAGTTTGGGATTTCTGATCATGCGAACGGAGAGTTATTGGGCATTCCCAAGTATCTGGCAAAAGCAGGGGCAATGAGCTCTTTCTCATTGAGAACTGGTTCTTCCAAAGAGCACTCAGGAGCCTATTCCCAGTGTAGTAACGTGTATGATTCATGGATCGAAAATGGTCATAACTCGAAACAGAACAACAGCGCGTCTACTGGATATTCTAAGAAAGCAAATGAAACGAGTAAAACAAACCGTAAGAGGCTCAAACCGGGTGAGAATCCAAGACCTAGGCCAAAAGATCGCCAAATGATCCAAGATCGTGTGAAGGAATTAAGGGAAATTGTGCCTAATGGGGCAAA ATGTCTTGTTTTGTCTCTACTCGAACGTACTATCAAACATATGCTTTTCCTGCAAAGTGTCACAAAGCACGCTGACAAGCTAAAGCAAACTATGGGGTCCAAG ATTATTAGCAAGGATGGTGGTTTGGTTTTGAAAGATAATTTTGAAGGAGGAGCAACATGGGCCTATGAAGTAGGATCACAATCTATGGTCTGCCCAATCATAGTCGAGGATCTAAATCAGCCCCATCAAATGCTTGTGGAG ATGCTCTGTGAAGAAAGAGGCTTGTTCTTAGAAATAGCTGATATAATTAGAGGACTGGGATTAACAATCTTAAAAGGGCTCATGGAAACTCGAAATAACAAGATATGGGCACGCTTTGCTGTAGAG GCTAATAGGGATGTTACGAGGATGGAGATATTCCTCTCATTAGTTCGCCTCTTAGAGCAAAACGCAACAGCCGATATTCCACAACCCAATGACATTAGCTGCGACAACATGAGGGTTCAACATTTTCACCAAGCTGCCTCGGTTACTGCAACCGGTAGAATCCATAGTTCACAGCAATCAAGTTGA